One genomic segment of Helianthus annuus cultivar XRQ/B chromosome 14, HanXRQr2.0-SUNRISE, whole genome shotgun sequence includes these proteins:
- the LOC110903984 gene encoding type I inositol polyphosphate 5-phosphatase 4, which yields MDNHYKPRIKTRKIPHWFSRKHNYSKPPSSYSKHISDESGDEYDEDASFMSSEIDPCILTDELRIFVATWNVAGRSPVGSLAVDLDEWLNVKESADIYVLGFQEIVPLKAKTVIGGEDMTEATNWNLLIGQILNNKCACRWTTPTLEDPVNCENYNYFNNALGETSMTSVEDEEVVNRCGRYTLMASKKMVGVFISVWINTSLFEKYNISRVKVSAVACGIMGYLGNKGSVAVSMSIEGTSFCFVVAHLASGEKKGDEGRRNYQVSEIFKRTTFTRQFLDECTPQPLTILGHDQIFWFGDLNYRLYLENDLARELIKKQDWSALQEFDQLRQELGDGGVFQGWREGNIKFAPTYKYSTFNSNRYSGTLPSRAGEKQRTPAWCDRILWYGKGVKQHSYFRSESKFSDHRPVSALFSTQIELIKSDVPNTVSSKQIEQERGKGEASSTLRSLMSKESEALPSNKKCPRTNKRL from the exons ATGGATAACCACTACAAACCTCGAATCAAAACCAGAAAAATCCCCCATTGGTTTTCTCGAAAACACAACTACTCCAAACCTCCTTCTTCTTATTCCAAACATATTTCag ATGAGTCTGGAGATGAATATGATGAGGATGCTTCGTTTATGTCATCGGAGATTGATCCGTGCATTTTAACCGATGAATTGCG GATATTTGTGGCTACTTGGAATGTTGCAGGAAGATCTCCAGTTGGGAGTTTGGCTGTGGATTTAGATGAATGGCTGAATGTTAAAGAATCCGCCGACATCTATGTTCTCGG ATTTCAAGAAATTGTACCGTTGAAAGCGAAGACTGTGATCGGAGGAGAAGATATGACTGAAGCAACAAACTGGAACTTGTTGATTGGACAAATACTTAACAACAAATGTGCATGCCGATGGACGACACCTACGCTAGAAGATCCAGTGAATTGTGAGAACTATAACTATTTCAACAATGCTTTAGGTGAAACATCAATGACAAGTGTAGAAGATGAAGAGGTTGTTAACCGTTGTGGTAGGTACACATTAATGGCAAGCAAGAAGATGGTAGGAGTGTTCATAAGTGTGTGGATAAATACATCATTGTTCGAGAAGTATAATATATCAAGAGTGAAAGTGAGTGCTGTGGCATGTGGGATTATGGGTTATTTGGGAAACAAAGGGTCGGTGGCGGTTAGCATGTCCATTGAAGGAACAAGCTTCTGCTTTGTTGTTGCTCACTTGGCTTCTGGTGAGAAGAAAGGGGATGAGGGGAGAAGGAATTACCAAGTTTCTGAGATCTTTAAACGAACGACTTTCACTCGACAGTTTCTAGATGAATGCACGCCTCAACCTCTCACAATCCTAGGACACGA CCAAATATTCTGGTTTGGGGATCTCAACTACAGGTTATACTTGGAAAATGATTTAGCTAGGGAGCTAATAAAAAAGCAAGACTGGAGTGCCCTTCAAGAGTTTGATCAGCTAAGGCAagaactcggagatggtggagtGTTTCAAGGGTGGAGAGAAGGGAACATAAAATTTGCACCTACATATAAGTATTCCACATTCAACAGCAATAGGTACTCCGGTACACTTCCTAGTCGAGCAGGAGAAAAACAAAGGACACCGGCATG GTGTGACAGGATCTTATGGTATGGAAAAGGAGTAAAACAACATTCTTATTTCCGTAGCGAGAGCAAGTTCTCCGACCATAGGCCCGTATCGGCTCTTTTTTCTACACAGATTGAACTTATCAAGTCTGATGTACCAAATacagtttcctctaaacaaata GAACAAGAAAGAGGTAAGGGGGAGGCTTCATCTACATTGCGTTCACTAATGTCCAAAGAGTCAGAAGCactaccatcaaacaaaaaaTGTCCTAGAACAAACAAAAGGCTATGA